In Sus scrofa isolate TJ Tabasco breed Duroc chromosome 14, Sscrofa11.1, whole genome shotgun sequence, the sequence CGAAGGAGTTCAGAGCCACtgctgaaggccttcccacatttCCTACATACATACTGTTTCTTTCCtatgtgaattctctgatgtcgCGTGAGGTTAGAGGCACGGCTAAAGGCCTTTCCACATTCGGTACATCCGTAGGGTTTCTCCCCAGTATGTGTTCTCTGGTGTTCAATGAGGAATGAAAGGTAACTAAATGTTTTATTACAGTCTTTACACTCATGTGGTTTCTTTCCAGTATGTATCATCTGATGTTTCACAAGATTTGAGATTTGGCTGAAGGTTTTGCCACATTCTTTACAcacatagggtttctctccagtgtgagtcCTCTGATGTAACACAAGGGAAAAGCGCCGACTGAAAGTCTTTCCACATTCATGGCATCCATAGGGTCTCTCCACAGTACTGACACTCAGATGTTGGGAcagggcttcctgatgggaaacTGTCACTTGCCTGATACATTCCGGGTTTCCCTGCAGTATCTCAGTACCACCCACACGTTTCCAGCCTTCTTTAAAACTGGAACACTCAGAACCTTGGCTTAGAAACCTTTCCACCATCAAATACTGGAATGAGTCATCTTCATATATGATACTTTTTTGAGAAAATTCTTTGATCTCACCATTTGACtctgaagctgaaaaaaaaaagtaaatgtttctcattttctgtattgagtaaaacaaaagccattctcctagtttttaatgaaaattaaattgaaaaacaaatcttAGCATTGCATGGCTTTTATACTTGTCATATATGACATTGAAATCTAAGCAATACACCCAGAAATTCAGAAGACATCAAACAGAGGAGAGATGTAGGTGAGTaagaagaaagaccaaaaataagtAACTGAAGGTAAGGAAGAAACAGATCTATCAGAAATATAAGTAACTGTGAGGGATAAATGGTTTTCTTCACCTCCACTTAAAACTTTATTTGCTGCCAGAATGACTTGAAAATGACAATTTCATAATGCTGCCAATAGACCGCAAGTGTTCCTCAGGTCCCACAAAGAAATCAGACTTGTTCACTTAGTGCCATTGGAACATTTTACAGTAATttattctgaatgaatgaatgaatgaatgaaaggtgTCTATGAAAAGTATCTTCTAGCATCCTCACACTAACTCTACTTTCCTAACTGCTATGTGAAAATCAgcttaggttttttgtttgtttgtttgtcttttgtctatttagggccacatccacagcatatggaagttcccaggctaggggtctaatcggagctgtagctgccgacctacaccacagccacaacaacaaattcgagctgcgtcttcgacctacacc encodes:
- the ZNF140 gene encoding zinc finger protein 140 isoform X11, which codes for MVERFLSQGSECSSFKEGWKRVGGTEILQGNPECIRQVTVSHQEALSQHLSVSTVERPYGCHECGKTFSRRFSLVLHQRTHTGEKPYVCKECGKTFSQISNLVKHQMIHTGKKPHECKDCNKTFSYLSFLIEHQRTHTGEKPYGCTECGKAFSRASNLTRHQRIHIGKKQYVCRKCGKAFSSGSELLRHQITHTGEKPYECIECGKAFRRSSHLTRHQSVHTSKTPYECNECSKAFRCHSFLLKHQRIHAGEKLYECDECGKVFAWHASLAQHMKIHTGEKPYACTECDKTFSRSFSLILHQITHTGEKPYVCKVCNKSFSWSSNLAKHQRTHTLHNPFEYGNSFNYHSFLTEHQEIHTIVKT